A single Symbiobacterium thermophilum IAM 14863 DNA region contains:
- a CDS encoding cyclodeaminase/cyclohydrolase family protein: MRIGEQTVKGFCEQVAASTPAPGGGTVAAVAGAMGASLVAMVAGLTRGREKFRDVEADMAAAQEAGLKEAEALLGLADQDQAAFNQVMAAFALPKGTPEEKSARRQAVQAAYREATRTPLETMDHCLAVMRHALAAVARGNPNAASDAVVGLLMASAGFEGALWNVAINLGSITDEAFRQETLEQVERMRAEREEVLQAFHSLVPDPVVRFLKQQ, from the coding sequence ATGCGCATCGGTGAACAGACGGTCAAGGGGTTCTGCGAGCAGGTGGCGGCCTCGACGCCGGCCCCCGGCGGCGGCACGGTGGCCGCCGTGGCCGGGGCCATGGGGGCCAGCCTGGTCGCCATGGTGGCGGGCCTGACCCGGGGGCGGGAGAAGTTCCGGGACGTGGAGGCGGACATGGCGGCCGCCCAGGAAGCGGGCTTGAAGGAGGCGGAGGCGCTCCTCGGCCTGGCCGACCAGGACCAGGCGGCGTTCAACCAGGTGATGGCGGCGTTCGCCCTGCCCAAGGGCACGCCGGAGGAGAAGTCGGCGCGTCGGCAGGCGGTCCAGGCGGCCTACCGGGAGGCGACCCGCACGCCGCTGGAGACCATGGATCACTGCCTGGCGGTGATGCGGCACGCGCTGGCGGCGGTGGCCCGGGGCAACCCCAACGCTGCCAGCGACGCGGTGGTGGGGCTCCTGATGGCGTCGGCGGGCTTCGAGGGGGCCCTGTGGAACGTGGCGATCAACCTCGGCTCCATTACGGATGAAGCCTTCCGTCAGGAGACGCTGGAACAGGTGGAGCGCATGCGTGCGGAACGGGAGGAGGTGCTGCAGGCCTTCCACAGCCTGGTTCCGGATCCGGTGGTGCGGTTCCTGAAGCAGCAGTAG